One Panicum virgatum strain AP13 chromosome 9K, P.virgatum_v5, whole genome shotgun sequence genomic region harbors:
- the LOC120647006 gene encoding uncharacterized protein LOC120647006, with protein MADYQTSLVTEPQLLNNEIITQKATNNFVSDTARKDKSIGYLDVFVHQARDIHNVCIYHKQDVYAKLCLTSSPDVSCSTKVINSAGRNPVFDESLQLDVQTVDASLKCEIWMLSRIRNYLEDQLLGFALVPLADIVMGNGKLVQEFSLTSTDLFHTPAGFVQLSLSYAGCSPDIILMSSPNKSVSRVADSGNDCAVPSQIEKIEFPDLNVVKEDEVMVSKYLEMGSLDSENPIKPENGKLLHSGNDNDIPSELGKVDFPDSENGRLLQFHAAVPGTAICADKLEEHQDESPLSCVSTTGSSTALSATRQSVSETSSEPLETTVGASPRQRQKEKSQDVTDGEADSSEAPPRDEFVQPMISINLQPEQSVVQQDIVDMYMKSMQQFTESLAKMKLPLDVENSSPSNDDCDSSTIEKSSPSPSASLSKGSRVFYGSRAFF; from the coding sequence ATGGCGGATTACCAAACTAGCCTTGTGACTGAGCCACAGTTGCTGAACAACGAGATCATCACTCAGAAGGCCACTAATAACTTTGTTTCTGACACTGCCAGAAAAGACAAATCCATTGGCTACTTGGATGTGTTTGTTCATCAGGCACGCGATATCCACAATGTCTGTATCTACCACAAGCAGGATGTGTATGCAAAGCTGTGCCTTACAAGCAGCCCAGATGTTTCATGCTCAACCAAGGTGATTAACAGTGCTGGGCGCAACCCAGTATTCGATGAAAGCCTACAGCTTGACGTGCAGACTGTGGACGCTTCACTCAAATGTGAGATATGGATGTTAAGCAGAATAAGGAACTACCTGGAGGACCAGCTCCTTGGTTTTGCCCTTGTTCCTCTGGCAGACATCGTAATGGGTAACGGGAAGCTGGTCCAGGAGTTCTCCCTGACATCCACTGACCTGTTCCACACACCAGCTGGTTTTGTGCAGCTGTCCTTGTCATATGCTGGTTGTTCCCCAGATATCATCCTTATGTCATCACCCAATAAATCAGTGTCAAGAGTGGCCGATTCTGGAAATGATTGTGCAGTTCCTTCTCAGATTGAAAAGATCGAGTTTCCAGACCTTAATGTCGTGAAGGAGGATGAGGTTATGGTCTCAAAGTATCTCGAGATGGGGTCTTTGGATTCTGAGAACCCTATAAAACCTGAGAATGGCAAGTTGCTGCATTCTGGAAATGATAACGACATTCCTTCTGAATTAGGAAAGGTCGACTTCCCAGACTCCGAGAATGGCAGGTTGCTGCAGTTCCATGCAGCTGTGCCTGGTACTGCAATCTGTGCAGATAAGCTGGAGGAACATCAGGATGAAAGCCCTCTAAGTTGTGTCTCAACCACAGGTTCCTCCACCGCCCTGTCTGCAACTCGACAATCAGTTTCTGAGACAAGTTCTGAACCTTTAGAGACCACTGTTGGGGCATCTCCAAGACAACGACAGAAGGAGAAAAGCCAAGATGTTACCGATGGTGAGGCTGATTCTTCTGAAGCACCACCCAGGGATGAATTTGTCCAGCCTATGATCAGCATTAATCTTCAGCCAGAGCAGTCAGTTGTCCAACAGGACATAGTTGACATGTACATGAAGAGCATGCAACAGTTCACAGAATCTCTTGCAAAAATGAAGCTTCCGTTGGATGTTGAGAATAGTAGTCCCTCAAATGATGACTGTGACTCCAGTACAATTGAGAAGTCATCCCCATCCCCATCAGCATCCTTGTCAAAGGGTTCTAGGGTCTTTTATGGAAGCAGGGCCTTCTTCTAA
- the LOC120647007 gene encoding polyamine oxidase 7-like isoform X2, translated as MKSSVVIALAAAVLLVAAQYASLADAKGPRVIIVGAGMSGISTGKRLWESGVRDLVILEATERVGGRMHKHNFGGLNVEIGANWVEGVGGDKLNPIWPIVNSTLKLRNFYSDFDSVVGNVYKEDGGGLYDEDYVQQRMDRAYEVDDMGTNLTKMMDPSGRDDISILAMQRMFNHQPNGPATPVDMVLDYFIYDYEFAEPPSVTSLQNTHPLPTEADFGEDNHFVADQRGFESIIHYIGSSYLATDANGTISDRRVLLNKVVRQIAYNNRGVVVKTEDGSSYGADFVVVSTSLGVLQSDLIQFTPQLPFWKLAAIYRFDMAVYTKIFLKFPRRFWPVGEGKQFFVYASRRRGYYGMWQSFEREYPGANVLLVTVTGDESRRIEQQPDSVTKAEAVAVLRNMFPDADVPDATDIYVPRWWSNRFFKGSYSNWPIGVNRYEYDQLRAPVGRVYFTGEHTSEYYNGYVHGAYLAGVDSADILINRIFKNEEYEVRGKYDNQAAEAK; from the exons ATGAAGTCCTCCGTCGTGATTGCTCTAGCAGCAGCGGTGCTTCTGGTCGCGGCACAGTACGCCTCCCTCGCCGACGCCAAGGGGCCAagggtcatcatcgtcggcgccgGCATGTCCG GGATCTCGACGGGGAAGCGGCTGTGGGAGTCGGGTGTCCGGGACCTGGTGATCCTGGAGGCGACGGAGCGCGTGGGCGGGCGGATGCACAAGCACAACTTCGGCGGCCTCAACGTGGAGATCGGGGCCAACTGGGTggagggcgtcggcggcgacaaGCTCAACCCCATCTGGCCCATCGTCAACTCCACGCTCAAGCTCAGGAACTTCTACTCCGACTTCGACAGCGTCGTCGGCAACGTCTACAAGGAGGA CGGCGGTGGCCTCTACGACGAGGACTACGTGCAGCAGCGCATGGACCGCGCCTACGAGGTGGACGACATGGGCACCAACCTTACCAAAATGATGGACCCCAGCGGCCGCGACGACATCTCCATCTTAGCCATGCAACGGATGTTCAACCA CCAGCCGAACGGGCCTGCGACGCCGGTGGACATGGTGCTGGACTACTTCATCTACGACTACGAGTTCGCGGAGCCGCCGAGCGTGACCAGCCTGCAGAACACCCACCCGCTGCCCACCGAGGCCGACTTCGGCGAAGACAACCATTTCGTCGCCGACCAGCGGGGGTTCGAGTCCATCATCCACTACATCGGCAGCTCCTACCTCGCCACCGACGCCAACGGCACCATCTCCGACCGCAGGGTCCTGCTCAACAAG GTGGTGCGGCAGATCGCCTACAACAACCGAGGTGTGGTGGTGAAGACGGAGGACGGCTCGTCGTACGGCGCGGACTTCGTGGTCGTCTCCACCAGCTTGGGCGTCCTCCAGAGCGACCTCATTCAGTTCACGCCCCAGCTGCCT TTCTGGAAGCTGGCCGCGATCTACCGGTTCGACATGGCGGTGTACACCAAGATCTTCCTCAAGTTTCCCCGGCGGTTCTGGCCCGTGGGCGAGGGCAAGCAGTTCTTCGTGTACGCGAGCCGGCGCCGCGGCTACTACGGCATGTGGCAGTCGTTCGAGCGGGAGTACCCGGGCGCCAACGTGCTCCTGGTGACGGTCACCGGCGACGAGTCGCGGCGGATCGAGCAGCAGCCCGACAGCGTCACCAAGGCGGAGGCCGTCGCCGTGCTCAGGAACATGTTCCCCGACGCCGACGTCCCCGACGCCACCGACATCTACGTCCCGCGCTGGTGGTCCAACCGATTCTTCAAGGGCTCCTACTCCAACTGGCCCATCGGCGTCAACCGCTACGAATACGACCAGCTCagg gcgccGGTTGGGAGGGTTTACTTCACCGGTGAGCACACCAGCGAGTACTACAACGGCTATGTCCACGGAGCATACCTTGCAG GTGTCGACTCTGCGGACATCCTGATCAACCGCATCTTCAAGAACGAGGAGTACGAGGTCCGTGGCAAGTACGACAACCAAGCTGCAGAG GCTAAATGA
- the LOC120647007 gene encoding polyamine oxidase 7-like isoform X1 → MKSSVVIALAAAVLLVAAQYASLADAKGPRVIIVGAGMSGISTGKRLWESGVRDLVILEATERVGGRMHKHNFGGLNVEIGANWVEGVGGDKLNPIWPIVNSTLKLRNFYSDFDSVVGNVYKEDGGGLYDEDYVQQRMDRAYEVDDMGTNLTKMMDPSGRDDISILAMQRMFNHQPNGPATPVDMVLDYFIYDYEFAEPPSVTSLQNTHPLPTEADFGEDNHFVADQRGFESIIHYIGSSYLATDANGTISDRRVLLNKVVRQIAYNNRGVVVKTEDGSSYGADFVVVSTSLGVLQSDLIQFTPQLPFWKLAAIYRFDMAVYTKIFLKFPRRFWPVGEGKQFFVYASRRRGYYGMWQSFEREYPGANVLLVTVTGDESRRIEQQPDSVTKAEAVAVLRNMFPDADVPDATDIYVPRWWSNRFFKGSYSNWPIGVNRYEYDQLRAPVGRVYFTGEHTSEYYNGYVHGAYLAGVDSADILINRIFKNEEYEVRGKYDNQAAEVNGKVIAEAK, encoded by the exons ATGAAGTCCTCCGTCGTGATTGCTCTAGCAGCAGCGGTGCTTCTGGTCGCGGCACAGTACGCCTCCCTCGCCGACGCCAAGGGGCCAagggtcatcatcgtcggcgccgGCATGTCCG GGATCTCGACGGGGAAGCGGCTGTGGGAGTCGGGTGTCCGGGACCTGGTGATCCTGGAGGCGACGGAGCGCGTGGGCGGGCGGATGCACAAGCACAACTTCGGCGGCCTCAACGTGGAGATCGGGGCCAACTGGGTggagggcgtcggcggcgacaaGCTCAACCCCATCTGGCCCATCGTCAACTCCACGCTCAAGCTCAGGAACTTCTACTCCGACTTCGACAGCGTCGTCGGCAACGTCTACAAGGAGGA CGGCGGTGGCCTCTACGACGAGGACTACGTGCAGCAGCGCATGGACCGCGCCTACGAGGTGGACGACATGGGCACCAACCTTACCAAAATGATGGACCCCAGCGGCCGCGACGACATCTCCATCTTAGCCATGCAACGGATGTTCAACCA CCAGCCGAACGGGCCTGCGACGCCGGTGGACATGGTGCTGGACTACTTCATCTACGACTACGAGTTCGCGGAGCCGCCGAGCGTGACCAGCCTGCAGAACACCCACCCGCTGCCCACCGAGGCCGACTTCGGCGAAGACAACCATTTCGTCGCCGACCAGCGGGGGTTCGAGTCCATCATCCACTACATCGGCAGCTCCTACCTCGCCACCGACGCCAACGGCACCATCTCCGACCGCAGGGTCCTGCTCAACAAG GTGGTGCGGCAGATCGCCTACAACAACCGAGGTGTGGTGGTGAAGACGGAGGACGGCTCGTCGTACGGCGCGGACTTCGTGGTCGTCTCCACCAGCTTGGGCGTCCTCCAGAGCGACCTCATTCAGTTCACGCCCCAGCTGCCT TTCTGGAAGCTGGCCGCGATCTACCGGTTCGACATGGCGGTGTACACCAAGATCTTCCTCAAGTTTCCCCGGCGGTTCTGGCCCGTGGGCGAGGGCAAGCAGTTCTTCGTGTACGCGAGCCGGCGCCGCGGCTACTACGGCATGTGGCAGTCGTTCGAGCGGGAGTACCCGGGCGCCAACGTGCTCCTGGTGACGGTCACCGGCGACGAGTCGCGGCGGATCGAGCAGCAGCCCGACAGCGTCACCAAGGCGGAGGCCGTCGCCGTGCTCAGGAACATGTTCCCCGACGCCGACGTCCCCGACGCCACCGACATCTACGTCCCGCGCTGGTGGTCCAACCGATTCTTCAAGGGCTCCTACTCCAACTGGCCCATCGGCGTCAACCGCTACGAATACGACCAGCTCagg gcgccGGTTGGGAGGGTTTACTTCACCGGTGAGCACACCAGCGAGTACTACAACGGCTATGTCCACGGAGCATACCTTGCAG GTGTCGACTCTGCGGACATCCTGATCAACCGCATCTTCAAGAACGAGGAGTACGAGGTCCGTGGCAAGTACGACAACCAAGCTGCAGAGGTAAACGGGAAGGTTATTGCAGAG GCTAAATGA